The following are encoded in a window of Glandiceps talaboti chromosome 5, keGlaTala1.1, whole genome shotgun sequence genomic DNA:
- the LOC144434875 gene encoding heparan-sulfate 6-O-sulfotransferase 3-like — MAMPWINDTTGQNDRLSADITTVIEIYSKAHIGFVHLPKSGGTSVENLLKGIGRVEQTAHCGDFFKAVKMLQANAHNKTLRYVFGSKRSYGLHKFNSGSRPFLYLTWLRDPVDKFVSAYYYVKKTAPYYHSLFKKYVEPAKDLTAFLKMTKNVRIQTFDNHFTRLLLFDDFPNIEASFEDCCGSTSSNVPELTEKHYLVAKRNLESNMTFVGLTEEFKTSQDMVCYMLGLPIRESDVHVNANPHRVNITAWERQEIERRNIWDVKLYEDARLMFEEQREIYLKLKDV; from the coding sequence ATGGCGATGCCTTGGATTAACGACACAACTGGACAAAACGATCGATTAAGTGCAGATATTACCACAGTGATCGAAATATACTCGAAGGCACATATTGGATTTGTCCATCTACCAAAGAGCGGCGGAACATCTGTTGAAAACCTCCTGAAAGGAATCGGGCGTGTGGAACAGACTGCACATTGTGGTGACTTTTTTAAAGCGGTGAAAATGTTACAAGCAAATGCACACAATAAGACTCTGAGATACGTGTTTGGGTCCAAAAGAAGCTACGGCCTCCATAAATTCAACAGCGGGTCTCGTCCCTTCTTATATCTCACTTGGCTTCGCGATCCCGTGGATAAATTTGTCTCAGCGTACTACTATGTGAAGAAAACGGCACCATATTACCATAGCCTGTTTAAGAAATATGTCGAACCGGCTAAAGATCTGACAGCATTTTTGAAAATGACGAAAAATGTACGTATTCAGACATTTGACAACCATTTCACACGTCTCTTGTTATTCGACGATTTTCCAAACATTGAGGCGAGCTTCGAAGACTGTTGTGGCTCAACTTCTTCAAACGTTCCTGAACTTACAGAAAAGCATTACCTGGTTGCAAAGCGAAATTTAGAATCCAACATGACGTTTGTTGGTTTGACCGAAGAGTTCAAAACTTCCCAGGACATGGTGTGTTATATGCTAGGATTACCTATTCGTGAATCGGATGTCCATGTCAATGCGAATCCACATCGTGTGAATATAACAGCATGGGAAAGACAAGAAATCGAGAGAAGGAACATATGGGACGTTAAATTGTATGAAGATGCTCGTCTAATGTTTGAGGAGCAGAGAGAAATATACTTAAAGCTCAAAGATGTATAg